GAGGGTGGAGATCACCGCGCGCCGGGTCGACGACGAGTGGGAGATCAGCTGCCAGGACAACGGCATCGGGATCGAGCCGGAGTTCGCGGACAAGATCTTCGTGATCTTCCAGCGGCTGCATTCCAAGGACGCCTATCCGGGTACCGGAATAGGTTTGGCGATCGGCAAGAAGATCGTCGAGTACCACGGCGGCCGGATCTGGGTGGACCCCCAGGTGGACGAGGGTACGGCGATCCGCTTTACGCTTCCGGTGGCCCAGGAGCAGGCCGGGCAGCCAGGTGCGGCGGCAGCCGACGGTCCGTCGGCTGACGGTCAGGATGCGAAGGCGTCGTCGGTCGACGGCGCGGAGACGAAGGCGTCGTCGGCCGTGCGGGGCGCGGACAAGGAGACGGTGTCGTGAAGGAGGCTGCGATGACCGCACCGGCGGATGGCAAGAGCCCGATCGAGGTGCTGCTCGTCGAGGACGATCCGGGTGACGTGTTGATGACCCAGGAGGCGTTCGAGGAGCACAAGGTGCGTAACCGGCTCAACGTCGTCTCCGACGGCGCGGAGGCGCTCGCCTATCTGCGTCGGGAGGGCAAGTACGCCGACGTGACGCTGCCCGATCTGATCCTGCTGGATCTCAACCTGCCCCGTCGTGACGGGCGTGAGGTGCTGGCCGAGATCAAGAAGGACGACGAACTCGGCCGGATCCCGGTGGTGGTGCTGACCACCTCCCAGGCCGACGAGGACATCCTGCGCTCGTACCAGCTGCACGCCAACGCGTACGTGACCAAGCCGGTGGACTTCGAGCGGTTCATCGCGGTGATCCGGCAGATCGACGAGTTCTTCGTCAGCGTGGTGAAGCTGCCGCCGCGCGGCTGAGCCATGATCGACGAAGTAGGCGAGCTGCTGAAGGAAGCCGCCGCGCAGGCGGTGTTGCCCTGGTTCGACACGTTGACGGCCGAGCACGTCACCGAGAAGGCGCCGGGGGATCTGGTCACGGTCGCCGACCAGCAGGCCGAGGAGATCATCACCGCCGGGCTGCTGGGGCTGCTACCGGGTTCGGCGGTGGTCGGGGAGGAGGCCGTCGCGGCGGATGCCCGCCTGCTCGGCCGGCTCCGGGACACCGGGTCGGTCTGGCTGGTCGATCCGATCGACGGTACGGCGAACTTCGCCGCCGGTCGGCACCCGTTCGTGATGATGGTGGCCCTGCTGCGGGCCGGTGCGCCGGTGGCGAGTTGGATCTTCGACCCGGTGGCGGGTTCGTTGGCGGTCGCCGAGCACGGGTCGGGGTGTTTCGTCGACGGCGTACGGCTGCCGGTCGCGTCCGATCGGCCGCCACTGCGCACGCTGCGCGGCTCGGCGCCGCTGCGGTATCTGCCGGCGCGGGCCCGGGCAACGGTGGCCGCTCGTGCTGCCCGGGTGGGGGCGGTCCTGCCGGGCCTGCACTGCGCCGGCCGGGAGCATTGGGACATCGCCGCCGGTCGGCAGGATTTCGCGATCTTCTGGCGGACGCTGCCGTGGGATCACGTGCCGGGCACGTTGCTGGTACGGGAGACCGGTGGCGTCGCGTTGCGGTTCGACGGCAGCGCGTACGACTTCACCGACGACCGTGGTGGTCTGCTGGTGGCGCGGACCGAGTCGGCGTGGCAGGACTTGCGAGGGGCGCTGCTGACCGACGCGTGACCCGGCTCGGACCTCAACGCTCGCCGGAGGTCGGGTCACACTCGCCGACCGTGGTACGTCGGCCGACGCTCGGGTCGTCGGCCGACGTACCACGGTCGGCGCGACGCCAGTCGACGGCCAGGCTCTCCCGGGCACCGAACCGCTCGAGGTGTTCGCCGACGAGGTATTCGACCTGTGCGAGGTGGATGGTGTCGACGCCGTCGGCGTGCAGCAGGAGTTTGTCGTCGCCGGCGGTCAACCGGCAGTTGCCGGAACCGAAGTCGACGAATCCGTCGTCGGTTGTCCAGCGGGCCGGTACGGCCAGGGCGAAGTGCTCGCACAACTGGGTGAGATAGCGGCGCGCGTGGCTGGTCTGGACGTGGGCCTCGGAGCGTGGCACCGGCTTCCTCTCGATGCGCGATTTAGGTTAGCCTATCTTTATCAGATGGGCTGTCGGGTGTGTGGCCGCCCGGTGCCACCCGCTCCGGCGCGCGCGGGCATAGCGACGTCGGAGCGCGGGCATCGTGACGCCGGGGCGCGGCATAGCGATTCTGGGTAATCAGTTCAACGCTGGAAGTAATAGTTCGGGGATGGCTGCGCACCATCTGCATGATGTGGTAATGCGAAGCCGTGGTTCGTGCCCGGACGTTGGCCACGAAGTTCGGTAAGCTACCGGCGGTTTACGTCTGGCGGCCCACTCGCCGCCAGATCACCGAGCGGACTCGGGAGGGCCAGCTTTGGTCGGCACGACGGCATTGCCCGTGACGGCACCGCCACGGCAGCACCGGCGGGTCCGGACAGCCACCGTGGCAGCGCTGGCCGTCACCGCCGCACTGCTCGCCGGTGCCGCGTTCGCGATCGTCGGACCGGCCGCCGCCGCGGTCGCCGCGCCCAGCACTCCCGACGAAGGCGACGACAAGAGCCTGCGGGAAGTGCTGGAAGCCGCCTCCAAGGGCCACATCGAAGCCAAAGCCAAGCTGGACAACTCCAAGAAACGGCAACGCGAACTCACCGAACAGTTCGAACGCCTGCAGCTGGAGTTGTCCCTGCTCACCGACGAGATCGGTCTGATGGCCGCCGAGTCGTACCGACTGGGTCGGCTGAGCTCGGTCGGCATGCTGCTCAACAGCGCCTCACCCGAAGCGATGCTGCAACGGGCCGCCGGCCTCGAAGTCATGGCCCAGCGTGAAGGGCGCAACCTGCGGGCCCTCGCCGAAGCCCACGAACAGGCCGCCCGGGCCAAGGCCGCGATCGACAACGAGGTACGCGAGCAGGAAAAACAGGTCGCCATCATGGCGCGCAAGAAGCAGGACGCCCAGCGCGCCCTGGCGGCGGTCGGCAGCCGATCCAGCGGCGGTTTCGTCAGCGCCAATTCGGCGGCGGCCAATCCGGCACCCCGCAACTCCGACGGATCCTGGCCGTCGGAATCCTGCAGCGTCGACGACCCCACCACCTCCGGTTGCATCACTCCGCGTACCCTGCACGCGATGAACCAGGCGAAAACCGCCGGGTTCACCCGCTACGTCTCCTGTTTCCGTAACGGCGGCAGCGGCGAACACCCCAAGGGCCGGGCCTGCGACTTCTCCGCCGAATCCGGCGGCTTCAAAAATCGTGACGCCACCGGCGACAACCGCACGTACGGCAACAACCTTGCCGCCTACTACGTCAACAACGCCGATCGCCTCGGTGTGCTCTACGTCATCTGGTATCGCCAGATCTGGATGCCCGGCAACGGCTGGAGTTCCTACAACGGCGGCGGAAGTCCGGCCGGCGACCACACCAACCACGTGCACCTGTCGATGTTGTAGGCGGCGCGCCAGTTCCGGCACCGGCCGCGCCAGTCCCGGCACCCGGCCCAGCCGGGATGCGTACCATCACAGCGATGGACTCGCCACCACCTGACGTCGTCGACGCACCGCCCGCGCCGTTGCGTCCCGGACTCGCCGCCGCCCTGGTCTTCGTCTCCAGCGGCGCCGTCTTGGTGCTGGAGATCGTCGCGCTACGGCTGGTCGGCCCGTACGTCGGGGTGACCCTGCAGACCAACAGCTCGGTCATCGGCGTGGCACTGGGCGCCATCGCGTACGGCACCTGGGCCGGTGGCCGGCTCGCCGACCGCCGCGACCCGCGTCCGCTGATTCCGGCGGCACTGGTGCTCGCCGCGATCACCACCGCGATCACCCTGCCCCTCGTCCGGTACGCCGGGGAGCTGCTGCGGGGCAGCGCGGTGGCCGGCATCCTGCTGCTCACCATGGTCGCGGTGGTGCTGCCGGCGGCCCTGCTGTCCGCAGTGACGCCACTGGTCATCAAGCTGCAACTCGGCGACCTGCGCCGCACCGGCGAGGTGGTCGGCAAGCTGTCCAGCATCGGGACGCTCGGCGCCATCACCGCCACCCTGGGCACCGGGTTCTTCCTGGTCGCCACCTTACCGAGCAGTGTGATCATGATCGGTCTGGCGCTGCTGCTCGGCGTCAGCGGCATCGTGCTCGGCGTACACCTGCATCGGAGTCGTCCGGCGGACCCGGCGGCCGCCGTGCCCGGTCCGGGTGGCCGGACCGGGGTCGCGACCCGCGCGGCGATCGCGGCGGTCGGGCTGATCGTCGCGACGCTGGCGGTGATCGCCCCCGACCCGTGCGACGTGGAGACCGAGTACCACTGCGCGACCGTCCAAGCCGATCCGGACCGCGACGGCGGGCTGCTGCTGCTGCTCAACTCGGCCCGACACTCGTACGTCGATCTCCACGACCCCACCCACCTGGAGTTCGCCTACACCAAGTGGATCGGCGCGGTCGCCGACGTGCTGGCCCCGCCCGGGGAACCGATCGACGCGCTGCACATCGGCGGCGGCGGGTTCACCATGCCCCGCTACCTCGGCGCGACCCGTCCGGGCACCCGCAGCACGGTCTACGAGATCGACGGCGGCCTCGTCGACCTGGGCATCCGGGAGCTCGACGTACGGCCGGGTCCAAACCTGGAAGCGGTCGTCGGGGACGCCCGGGTCCTGGTCACCGCCGCGCCGACGGACAGCGCCGACCTGGTCGTCGGCGAC
The sequence above is a segment of the Solwaraspora sp. WMMD406 genome. Coding sequences within it:
- a CDS encoding response regulator, translated to MTAPADGKSPIEVLLVEDDPGDVLMTQEAFEEHKVRNRLNVVSDGAEALAYLRREGKYADVTLPDLILLDLNLPRRDGREVLAEIKKDDELGRIPVVVLTTSQADEDILRSYQLHANAYVTKPVDFERFIAVIRQIDEFFVSVVKLPPRG
- a CDS encoding inositol monophosphatase family protein, coding for MIDEVGELLKEAAAQAVLPWFDTLTAEHVTEKAPGDLVTVADQQAEEIITAGLLGLLPGSAVVGEEAVAADARLLGRLRDTGSVWLVDPIDGTANFAAGRHPFVMMVALLRAGAPVASWIFDPVAGSLAVAEHGSGCFVDGVRLPVASDRPPLRTLRGSAPLRYLPARARATVAARAARVGAVLPGLHCAGREHWDIAAGRQDFAIFWRTLPWDHVPGTLLVRETGGVALRFDGSAYDFTDDRGGLLVARTESAWQDLRGALLTDA
- a CDS encoding DUF2218 domain-containing protein; translation: MPRSEAHVQTSHARRYLTQLCEHFALAVPARWTTDDGFVDFGSGNCRLTAGDDKLLLHADGVDTIHLAQVEYLVGEHLERFGARESLAVDWRRADRGTSADDPSVGRRTTVGECDPTSGER
- a CDS encoding fused MFS/spermidine synthase, which translates into the protein MDSPPPDVVDAPPAPLRPGLAAALVFVSSGAVLVLEIVALRLVGPYVGVTLQTNSSVIGVALGAIAYGTWAGGRLADRRDPRPLIPAALVLAAITTAITLPLVRYAGELLRGSAVAGILLLTMVAVVLPAALLSAVTPLVIKLQLGDLRRTGEVVGKLSSIGTLGAITATLGTGFFLVATLPSSVIMIGLALLLGVSGIVLGVHLHRSRPADPAAAVPGPGGRTGVATRAAIAAVGLIVATLAVIAPDPCDVETEYHCATVQADPDRDGGLLLLLNSARHSYVDLHDPTHLEFAYTKWIGAVADVLAPPGEPIDALHIGGGGFTMPRYLGATRPGTRSTVYEIDGGLVDLGIRELDVRPGPNLEAVVGDARVLVTAAPTDSADLVVGDAFGHLVVPWHLATREMMAEIRRVTHPDGIYVQNVIDYPPLRFIRAELATVAAEFPEVALVTRPDAMTLAGGSNFVIIAADQPLPLDEVRARLTATVGDEYLMLSGAELTDFVAGAQPLSDDYAPVDQLLVAP